The DNA region CTTTCCTGCGCACCAGTGACGGGTAGGCCGCGCCTGTCGGCAACCTGCGGGTAAGGGTTGCGCGCCGCAGAGGCACCCGCTTGGGTGCAAAGGGCGCACGCGGTGGAGCTGCACGGGGCGGGACCATCGCGCGATGTATTAAGTTGACCGACTGATCATCTCAAGTCCGGCTTGAGTGGAAGGGATCGACCGTGAGTGAAGCTCGGCTGTTTACCAGTGAGTCGGTGACCGAGGGGCACCCTGACAAGATCTGCGACGCCATCAGCGACTCGGTGCTCGACGCCTTGCTCGCCGATGATCCCAAATCGCGTGTCGCGGTGGAGACGCTGGTGACGACGGGTCAGGTGCACGTCGTCGGTGAGGTGACGACGACTGCCAAGAGCGCGTTCGCCGACATCACCAAGACCGTCCGGGAGCGCATCCTCGAGATCGGCTACGACCATTCCGACAAGGGTTTCGACGGTCTCACCTGCGGGGTGAACATCGGCATCGGCGCGCAGTCGCCCGATATCGCCCAGGGCGTCGACACCGCGCACGAGACCCGCGTGGAAGGTGCCGCCGACCCGCTGGACTCCCAGGGCGCCGGTGACCAGGGCCTGATGTTCGGCTACGCGATCGCCGACACCCCGGAACTGATGCCGCTGCCGATCGCATTGGCGCACCGGCTGTCGCGCAAGCTGAGCGAGGTCCGCAAGAACGGCACGCTGGGCTATCTGCGACCGGACGGCAAGACGCAGGTCACCGTGCAGTACGACGGCACCACGCCGGTGCGGCTCGACACCGTGGTGCTCTCCACCCAGCACGCCGAGGGCATCGACCTCGACGCTCAACTGGCGCCGGACATCAAGCAGCACGTCATCGACACGGTCCTCGCCGAACTGGGCCACCCGACGCTGGACACCTCCTCGCCGCGGCTGCTCGTCAACCCGACCGGCAAGTTCGTCCTCGGCGGCCCGATGGGTGATGCGGGCCTGACCGGCCGCAAGATCATCGTCGACACCTACGGCGGATGGGCCCGCCACGGAGGCGGCGCCTTCTCCGGCAAGGATCCGTCCAAGGTCGACCGCTCGGCGGCGTACGCGATGCGCTGGGTGGCCAAGAACGTCGTTGCGGCCGGCCTCGCCGAGCGCGTCGAGGTGCAGATCGCCTACGCGATCGGCAAGGCGGCCCCGGTCGGCCTGTTCGTCGAGACGTTCGGCTCGGAGACCGTGGACCCGCTCAAGATCGAGAAGGCCATCGGTGAGGTTTTTGACCTGCGGCCCGGCGCGATCGTCCGCGACCTCGACCTGCTGCGCCCGATCTACGCTCCGACGGCGGCCTACGGGCACTTCGGGCGCACCGACATCGAGCTGCCGTGGGAGCAGTTGAACAAGGTCGACGACCTCAAGAGCGCCGTCTAGGCGGAGCTTTCAGGGAGCGCCCTCCGGGGCGTCGGTACCCTGCTGGGCAATGGCGCGAGATCGAACACAGGGCACTGCCCGCTTGAGCCGCGGGCTGCAGAATGCTCTCCGGGGGCGGCGCGATCCCGCGCCGCTCGCCGGTCAGCGCAGCCGCTCCCAGAATGCTCTGGGTGACCTGCACACCCGCAAGGTTCTCGACCTGACGATCCGGCTCGCCGAGGTGATGCTGTCATCGGGTTCGGGCACCGCAGACGTCGTCGCCACCGCACAGGACGTGGCGCGGGCCTATCGCCTCACCGATGTTGTCGTCGACGTCTTCGTCACCACCGTCTTCGTATCGGCCCCGCCGACGGCGGACAGCCCACCGGTCACCATCGTGCGGTCCGTGGAGGCCCGGTCGACCGACTACACCCGGGTGGCCGAACTCGACCGGCTGGTGGGGCGGATCACCTCCGGTGGCGTCACCGTGGACGAGGCTCACGAAGCCATGGACGAGGTGACCGAGCGGCCACACCCGTATCCCCGCTGGGTGGCCACCGCCGGGTGGGCGGGGTTCGCGCTGGGCATCGCGATGCTGTTCGGCGGCAACTGGCTCACCTGTGTGCTGGCCGCCGTCACCGCCGCGATGATCGACCGGGCGGGGCGGATACTGAACCGGATCCGGACGCCGTTCTTCTTCCAGCACGTGGTCGGCGCGATGATCGCGACCCTGGTGGCGGTCGCGGCCTACTATTTCGCCGGGCAGGGGCCGACCGCGCTGGTGGCCACGGGGATCGTGATGCTGCTGGCGGGTATGACACTGGTCGGCGCCATGCAGGACGCCGTGACCGGATACATGCTGACCGCCGTCACCCGGCTGGGCGAGGCGGTGTTCCTGACCGCCGGAATCGTCGTCGGCATCCTCGCCGGCCTGCAGGTCGCGGAGCTTCTCGGCGTCACTATCGAGCTGCACGTCGACGCCACCGAGACCTTCATCACGCCGAATCAGCCGCTTCCCATTGCGCTCGCCGTGATCGGCGCCGCGCTGGCGGGAGCGTCTCTGACCGTGGCGAGCTACGCGCCGCTGCGATCGGTCGTCATCGCCGGGATCGCCGCGGGTGTGGCCGAGTCGGTGCTTCTCGCTCTGAGCCAGGCAGGTTTCGGGCAGGTGGTCGCCAGCGGGATCGCCGCGGTGGGGGTCGGGATCCTGGCGACGTTGATCTCGATCCGGCGGCAAGCGCCCGCGCTGGTGACCGCGACCGCCGGCATCATGCCGATGCTGCCCGGTCTGGCGGTTTTCCGGGCGGTCTTCTACCTGGCCTCCGACGAGGACGTCGGTGACGGCCTGAGGCAGTTGGTCGCCGCGGCCGCGGTGGCACTGGCCCTCGGCAGTGGAGTGGTACTCGGAGAGTTCCTCGGTTCGCCGCTGCGCTACCGCGCCGGACGGATCGGCGAGTTCCTGCGCGTGGAGGGACCCCCGGGCCTGCGCCGGGCAGTGGGCGCGGTGGTGCATCTGGAGTACACCGAGTCCGATTCGCCGAAGCGCTCCGGCGCGCTGCGCTCACAGAGCGTCGCGCTGGAGCCGGCGCTCGGTGAGGATCGCAACTCCGAGACCGACGACCATCCACCGGCGGCGGACAGCCCGAACGGTCAGGACACGAACTCGTAGTCGTCGATCGGGAAGCGCCAGGTCACGTCAGCGCGGCGCGCAACGCACTCAGCCCGCGTTCGGTGGCCTCGGTCGCTGCGGGCACCACGCCGGCGTAGGCGACGTACCCGTGCACGAGTGTCTCGGCGTGGTGCAGTTCGACCGGCACCGCGGCAGCGGCAAGGAGTTCGGCGTAGCGGATGCCGTCGTCGCGCAGCGGATCGTGACCGGCGACCGCGATGTAGGCCGCGGGCAGATCCGACAGATCGCCCCGCGCGGGCACCATGGTGGCGGGTGGCGCCGACATGTCGGTGTCACCCACATACCAGCGGCTGAAGCCCTTGCACGCGGCGAGGGTCAGGATCGGTGCGTCGGCGTTCTCGGTAAAGGAGGGCAGAGTCGTGTCGAACGTCGTCGACGGGTACCAGAGCAGCTGAAACCTCATGGCGATTTCGGCGTCGCGTGCCAACTGAGCCACCACTGCGGCCAGGTTCCCGCCGGCGGAGTCACCCGCCACGGCCAGGCGGTCCGGGTCGCCGCCGATCTGGTCGGCGTGACGGGCCACCCATCGGGTGGCGGCCCACACATCGTCGACCGCGGCGGGGAACGGGTGCTCCGGTGCCAGTCGGTAGTCGATCGAGACGACCACGGCTTCGGCGCCGACCGCGTGCATCCGGGCGATTCCGTCGTAGGTGTCCAGATCGCCGACCGACCAGCCGCCGCCGTGGATGAAGACCACCACCGGCAGTACGGATTCCTGCGTCGGCGGGTGGTACACCCGCACGGGAATCGGCCCGTCCGGACCGTCGACGCTGCGGTCGGCCACCGTCACGTCGGGGTGTACCGACTGGCGGGGGAGGTCACCGAAGCGTCGGCGCGCCTCCTGCGGACCGCCATCGGTGGTCAGCTGGAACGGAACAACCTCGAGCACCTTCTGCAGGATGTCATCCAGGGGCATGGCACACACCGTACGCACCACCGCGTATGCGGATGACGTCGGCGGAGGTAGCCCCCCACGCCGGCGGTGATTCCCGGACAATGGAGGCCACTGCCACCATCTCGCTCGATCGCCGAAAGGACCTGCGTTGAGGCTACTGCGACGCCATCCCGAGCCGGCCAGCGGTCGGGTCCCCAGGCGGCCGATTTCCCTTGCCCCGCTGACGGTTCTGGAGCTCAGTCCACCGGAGCTGGTCGCCTGTGCCGCGGAAGCCGGCTACGACGGTGTCGGGCTGCGGCTCATCCGCGCCACCGAAGAGGAGCCGCTACGCCCGACCATCGGCAGGACGCCGATGATCCGCGAAACCCGGCGGCGCCTCGACGAGAGCGGCCTGTTCGTGCTCGACATCGAAGTCCTGCGGCTTCGGCCCGACACCGTGGTGCGAGACGACTTCGGCTCCTTCCTGGAGACCGGGGCGTATCTCGGTGCGACGCAGGTGCTGGTGACCGGGAACGATCCCGATCACTCCAGATTGGCCGACAATCTCGCCGAACTGAGTTCTTTCGCAGCAGAATTCGGCTTGATCCCGAATCTCGAACCCATGCCGTGGACCGATGTCGGCGACCTCGCCGACGCCGCGTCGATCGTGCGGCGGTGCACCGGACGCGAGGTCGGCATCCTCGTCGACGCCATCCACTACGACCGTGCATTGGCCACCACTGCAGATCTTGCGGCGCTGTCGACGGAATGGATCAGGTACGTACAGATTTGCGACGGACTCCTCCCGCGGCCGACGTCGATCGACGAACTTCGGTTCCAGGGCCGCAACGCGCGGTTGTTCCCGGGTGAGGGAGGTATCGACATCGTCGCCATGTTGCGGGCGTTGCCGCCGGTGCCGGTCAGCATCGAGGCGCCGATCCAGTGGCGGGCACCGGCGGGAGTGCGGGCCCGGGCGGCGCTGCGGGCGGCCCGCCGGGTCATCAGCATCGCCGACTCGGGTCCATTACCGTTGTCGGCGTGACCCGAACCGGACAAGCCGATGTTCCTCCGTTGTGATCGACGGATCGTCGCGGTCTGCGGCTGAGACACACAAACCGGAGCGCGCGCCGCTCCGTATGATCCTGCGTATCGTCGGCCTGGTTGCGACGATCTGTGCAGGCATCGGGGTTGGTGTGCACTTCCTCGGCCCGGTCAGCACGGTGGTGACCCTGTTGGCGTCGTTCAGCCCACTGTTCGTCGTGCTCGCAGTGTTCGCGGCTGCGGTGTCGGCGGCGGCCCGGTTCTGGCCGGCGGCGCTGGCGGCGCTGATCGTGGTGGTTGTCGGGGTGTCCGCGCAGCTGCCGCTCTTTCTCGGCGGTGCACCCGCCGCAGCCGCCGATGTGCCGAAAATCAAACTGCTGCAGGCGAATATCCGGCTGGGCGAAGCCGACCCCCAGGCCTTGGTCAGCCGGGTCCGCAGCGACCGGGTCGACGTGCTCACCGTCGCCGAGCTCACCCCAGAGGCCGTCGACGGGCTGGCCGCGGCGGGTCTGGAGCGCGCTCTGCCGTTCTCCTATTTGCGGCCGCGGGAAGGCGGCGGGGGAGAGGGCATCTACGCCCGCTACCCCCTCCGCGACACCGAACTCCTCCCCGGCCTGCAGCACAACAACCTCCGGGCGACCGTCGTCGTCCCCGGCGCCACCCCGTTCGTGGTCTACGCCCTGCATCCGTTGCCCCCATACCCGGAACCGGCGTGGCGCTGGGCTCTCGAACTCGATCGGATCGCGGCCATCCTGGAGGCGGATCGGCGTCCGCTGATCGTCGGCGCTGATTTCAACTCGACGTACGACCACGAGAGGTACCGCAATCTACTCGATGCCGGCGGCAGGGACGGCCTGGACCTCATCGACTCCGCCGACTACCTGGGTGCGGGCATCGTCGCCACCTATCCGGCGGACAAGTGGTATCCGGCAGTGCTGGCGATCGACAGGATCCTGACCCGCGGTGGCACCCCGCTGTCCTTCGAACGGGTCGACCTGCCCGGATCCGATCACCACGCCGTGATGGGCGAAGTACTGCTGGCGGCAGTGGATCAGCGCTGAGACCGCGCCGCGGTGATCATGTCGACGATGCGTGCGACGTGAGGTTCGCGGACCACGGAATCGTGATCGCAGTTGACCCGCTGTGTGGTGAGCTCTCCGGTGAGCACCTGCGGCCACACCCGTTCGTCGTCGAGATTGAAACTGCTGAGCACCAACAGGGTTCGTCCGTCATAACGCTGTGGCCGGTGCAGTCGGCCGACCCGCACCCCGACTTCGCGCAGGGCCTCGACCTTCTGTTGAGGCGTGCCGTCGGTGATTCCGGCCAGCGGCAGCCACAGTCGATGTCGCCACAGTACAAAAGGGTCGGCCGGGGACTCTTCGAGCAGGGTCGACGCCACCCCCGGCAGCGTCCGTCGAGCCGCGCGCACGGTACGCGGTGGCAGGAACGGATCGAGCATCGTGACCAGCTCGACGTGGTGGCCGAGTGCTTGAAGTCGGTTCGCGACATCGATCGCGATGAATGCCCCGAGGGAATGCCCGATCAGCGTGTAGGGACCCTGAGGCTGCAGCGAGAGCAGATCCTCGAGGTGACGCCGCGCCGCGCGGCCGATCGTCCAGTCCGGGAACGCCCGGTTCTCCAGGCCCTGCGCCTGAAATGCCACCACCGCGGTGTCCGGGTCGAGGCGGTCGGCCAACGGAACGAACGACAGGGCTGATGCCCCGGCGCCGGCGAAGCAGAACACCGTGTCGCGCGTGGCCTGGGACGGCGGCCGCAGAAGCACCGTCGTGGGTGTGATCCGGCCGGTGGGTGCCGTCGACGACCCCGCGCGGCGCGCTGCGATGATCTCGGCGAACTGCGCCACTGTCGGTGCGCCTGCGAGGTCCGACGGTGCCGGCTGCACGCCGAGCTCGTCGCCGATGACCCTGATCATCTGCTGGACATTGAGCGAATCCCCGCCCAGGGCATAGAAGTTCTCGTTGCGCCCCACCGCGTCGAGGCGCAGCACCTGGGCCCAGGCGGCGGCGACCCCGGCCTCCAATCCTGCGTGTGGCGGGTCGATCGGTCCGCGGACCGGTGCGGGCAGCGCCCCGCGGTCGACCTTTCCACGTTCGTTGCGGGGCAGGGATTCCAGCATCACGACGTGTGTGGGAACCATCCAGGCGGGCAGCCGGGTGTGCAGTTGAGCGCGGACGTCGGCGACGGCCGGGCTTCGGATTCCCGGTGCGGGTGCGACGTAGGCGGTCAGCACCGGTGCCTCGGCCGATCCGGCCACCACGAGGGCTTCGCGGATACCGGGGCAGTCGAGCAGGGCGGCCTCGACCTCGGCCGGCTCCACCAGGTAACCGCGGATCTTCACCGCGGCGTCCATCCGGCCGAGCACCACCAGTTCGCCGTCGTCGGTGATTCGGGCGCGGTCATTGGTGACGAATGTCCTGCTGCCATCCGGGTTCTCGATGAAGGCCGTGGTCGCACTCTGCGGCTTGAGGTAGCCCGCGGCGAGGTACGGCGACGTGACCGTCAGCCGGCCCTGATCATCGATGGCGAGTCGCTTGTGCGGTGCGGCAATGCCGGCCGGGATCACGCCCGAAGGTATCTCGTCGGTGGGCCAGATGTCGTAGTGGGCGATTCCGAGAGTCTCCGACGACCCGGCCCAGTTGGTCAGCACTGCGTTTGGTGCCATTGTGCGGGCGCTGCGGAAGACGTTGCTGTACACCGGTTCCCCGGTGGTGACGATCCGCTGGATCCGATCGAGGGTGCGGGCGCCCGCGGCCTCGCACAGCGACTGGAGGAACGACGGCGTGCACATCACGATGTCGGCGTCGGCAAGGCGCCGGATCGCCGCGTCGGGTGTGCAGTTGCGCGGATCGATCGTGATGATCTCGGCGCCCGACAGCAGGGACCCAACCAGAACGTTGAGTCCGGCGGCGAAGCTCACCGGCATGCAGAGGGCCACTCGGCTGTTCTCGACGATGCCGAATCTGTCCCGGTGGAGCACCCAGTCGCTGAGCCATGTTCCGTTGGTGTGCAACACCGCCTTCGGTTCACCCGACGACCCCGATGTGAATTGGATACTGGTCACTGATTGCACGCCGAGCGGGGTCGGGACTGTCGATCCGGTCGGTGTGCGCAGCGGCCGGTCGGCCGGCCACACCGAATGGTGTTCTCCCAGTTCCGCTGCCAGCGAGCTGCTCGCATCACCGACGACGACGGTGTCGAGGCGGTATCCCTGCTCCCGGAGTGCGGCGAAGACGTGCATCATCCGGTCGTGGGGTAGCGCAGGGTCCAGCGGGACCAGCGGGGATCCGGCCGCGAAGCTGCCGAGGATCACGGCGGCGGTATGCGGGTCGAGGTCTCCGACCAGGGCCAGCGCGGCCGCGGGTTCGTCGCGGTCCCGCAGCGCTGTGGTCCAGCCGGCGGCAGCTTGTCTGAGCGCGCCGTAGGTCACCACAGCGTCGTCGGTGCGCAGCGCGACATGTGCGGTTTTGAGGGCGCAGATCTCGTCGAACCGCTGGCTGACGGAGGTGTGCTCGATGTTGTCGACCCGGGACAGATCCGGCCGTGCCGCTCGCACCACAGGGCTGTCGAGAGTCTGTCCGCTGGGTGTGGCCGCGACCTTGCGCAGCAGAACGATGGTGGGGACGAGAACGATCAGGGTGATCAGCAGTTCAGCCGCCAGGTAGGTGTAGCCCACGGCGTTGATGCCCCAGTGCGGGATGGTCACGATGACTCCGCCGACGACCAGGAATCCGAGCAGGATCTGCGAGGTGACCGCCAGTCGGAGCCTGCGCTGCAGCCGCGCCAGTGCGGTGTAGATGGTTGTCAGCGCCACCGCCGGAAGGACGAGGGCCATGATCCGGATCAGCGTTGTGCCGTTCTCGGCGTACTGCGGTCCCAGTATCCCGAGGATGAACGGTGCGGCGACTACCAACGTGACACAACCGGCCAGTGACGCGCCGCCGCACAGCAGGACGAATCGCACTGTGCAGGAGCGCACGTCGGCGCCCGGAGTGGACGCGGTGGCGATGAACGGCGCGGCGGTGGCCACGATCAACGCGCCGAGGGTGTTGACCACCAGCCAGCACATCGAGAAGTAGGCGTTCATCTCGGTCCCGAGCCGGGCCACCACGATCAACGGCACCAGCAGGGGCACGATCACGTTGATGGCGTTGATCGCATACGAGCTCGCGAAGAACTGGAACAGTTCGCGCTGCGGGGGCAGAGTGCGAGCACCGGTGCGGCCACTGGTCTCGCGACGGATGACGAACCCCGCGATGATCGCCGTGATGACCGCTGCGGGCAATACCCATGACCACACGATCGCGGCACCGGTGGCGACCGGGATGAGGGCGGCGACCGCGATCAGCTTGGCAGTGGACTGGGAGATGTTCTTCACCGCGATCGTGCGGGCACGGCCCAGTCCGATCAGGATCTGGTCCTGGAGTGTGTAGATCGCAAGCACCGCAACAAATGCCGGGAACAGCATCGCCTCGACCAGGTGCGGGAACAGCGCGCGCGGGCCGACCAGGGCAAAGACCGCTCCGAACAGGATCGCGGCGAGGATCACCAGAGCGGTTCCGGTACGCACCAGGCGCTGGGTGCGCGCTCCCGCCAGCGGCAGGAAGCGTTCGTAGAGGCTACCGAGGCTGAAATTGGCCAGGATCGCAATGAGCGTCGCGGAGGAGATGATGGCCGACGCCCGGCCCACCTCGGCGGTGTCGTAACCCCGGGCTGCCACCGTCCAGAACACGAACCCGAGGATGCCGGTGGCGGCACTCGAGGTCATGACCGCGGCGATGTCGATGCTGAGTCCACCGGCCTGCGGCCGGCGTTGTGGCGCCGGGTGGGCGTCCGTCAGTTGCGCGGCGGGCCATGCGGTACCGGTGACGGCGGTGCCCGACGACCCCGCCGCGACACCCAGTTGCTCGGCCGGAGAGGCCGTTTGTGGGGTGCTCGGGGCGTCGGTACTGCCTGTCGTCGGCATGGATCAAGTTCCTAGGGAGGGCTGATGGCGCGTCCGGCGTTGCCCGGCACGCGGTCGAGGGAGGTCGTCGAGGGAGGTCGTGGTGACCGCTGGGATGAGGATACTGATGATGATGAAATTTGGTTAGGCTACCCAAAGATGTGACTATGGTCATAGGGTGCGGGGGTAGTCGCCACACACCGGTGCATTTTCGATAAAGTCCCGCCTAGTTAAGGCCAGGTCTGCAGCAGTTGACCCCGGCCCCTCACGTGTTCCGTCGCCATGGGCACTTAAAAACCGACTTAGACAAGGAGTTTCGTGTCTTGACCGACATTGCCCGTGAAACCGATGTGCAGCTCGAATCAAATATCAGCAACTTTCTGCACGACATCGACGACCCCTCCCGACACGCCTCGGTTGCGCCGGACACCGTGGTGTCGGCCGCAGGGGTGCCACACAGCGAACACGCTGGTCGACCCACGGTCACCGTCGTTCTGCCTACCCGCAACGAGGCCCGCAATCTGCCCTACGTCGCACAGCGGATGCCGCCGGTCGACGAGGTGATCGTCATCGACGGTGGCTCACACGACGGCACCGCCGATGTCGCGCGCCGGCTGTGGCCGAACGCCACCGTCATCGAGCAGACCCGCAACGGCAAGGGCAATGCGTTGGCCTGCGGCTTCCGCGCCGCAACCGGCGACATCATCGTCATGATCGACGGTGACGGCTCCACCGATCCGGCGGAGATCCCGCTGTTCGTCGACGTGCTGGTCGGTGGCGCCGACCTGGCCAAGGGCAGCCGGTTCTCTCGCGGCGGGGGAAGCGATGACATCACCCACTTCCGGAGGATGGGCAACAAAGGGCTGAACTGGCTGGTGAATCGCATCTTCCAGACCGAGTTCAGCGATCTGTGCTACGGCTACAACGCTTTCTGGCGCCGGAACCTGAGTTGTCTGGACCTGCCGGAGATCGACTGCGCCGAGCCTCAGTGGGGTGACGGCTTCGAGATCGAGACAGTGATCAACGTGCGTGCCGCCAGGAGCGGCTGGCTGATCCGGGAGGTGGCCAGCTTCGAAGGCAGGCGAATCTACGGGCGCAGCAATCTCAACGCGGTCACCGACGGCATGCGGGTGTTGCGCACGATCAGTCGCGAGCGGCGTGAGCACCGAGCCCTCCGTGCGGTCGCTGCGGCCGGTTGGTCGCCGTGACGACCCACGCCACAGCGCTGAACGAGCCGGTCGCAGCGGCAGTGTCGGTGAGCGTGGTGATCTGCTGCTACACCGCGGAACGCCGACAGGGGCTCGACCTCGCCATCGAGGCGGTGCTCGACCAATTGAGCCCGGCCGACGAGATGATCGTCGTCGTCGACGGAAACGAACTGTTGTACCGCGACCTGTCGTCGACCTGCGGACACCGAGTGTCACTGGTGCAGAACGAATTCGCGCGGGGCCTGTCCGGTGCCCGCAACACCGGCCTGCGGGTGGCCTCCGGTGACGTCGTCGTGTTCCTCGACGACGACGCAGTCCTGCGCCCGGCGGCGCTCGACGGCGTGAGGACCGCATTCTTCGACACCGCGGTCACCGCGCTCGGCGGCGCAGTCCACCCCGCATGGCACGCCGGATCCGAGCCCGGATGGTTTCCCCCGGAGTTCGGGTGGGTCGTCGGATGCGATTACCGCGGTCTGCCCCCGAACGGCTCGCCGATTCGTAATCCGATCGGTGCGGCCATGGCGGTGCGGCGTGCGGACCTGACCGACATCGGCGGGTTCGCCGAGCAGCTCGGTCGGACCGGTGCCGTACCGACCGGCTGCGAGGAGACGATGATGGGCATCGAACTCACCCGGCGCGACGCGCAGGCGCGCATCATCCGCCACACCGATTTCGCGGTGTCCCATTCGGTGCCCCGCGACCGGATGACGTTGTCCTACTTCATTCGGCGCTGCTACCACGAAGGTCGCAGCAAGGCGATGTTGACCAGGCTCTGCGGCCAGCGCTCGTCGCTGCACAGCGAACGGACGTATACGACGAGAACGCTGCCCGCGGGTGTCTGGCACGCGCGCCGGAAGCCGGCCAGGGTGCTGGCGCTGGGAGCAGGACTGCTGGTCACCACGACCGGCTACCTCGTGGGCCTGGTTCAGACGGCGCAACAACGGGGAGGCGCATAGTGGCGGGGATCGTCCGATTACTCCGTGATGCCCGGATCACAGGGTGGGTGGCGCTGGTACCGGTGATCTACTTCGTCGCAGAATGGCTGGTGTCGGCGTCGTGGCGCGGCTACTACGGCTATCGCGAAGACCTGTTGGGCCCGCTGGGATCTGCGTTCTGCGGACCTGAGGGCAACTGGCCCTGCAGCGACCTGTACCACGTGATGAACGTCGCGTTGGTGCTGACAGGCCTGGCTGTTGCGTACGTCGCCGCGAGTTTCCTCGCGCAGCGGGTGACCGACCGAGGACACGCCATCCTACTGTTGGCGGCGGGTTTCGCCCTGGCCGCAACCGGGGTGATCACCCAGCAGGTCGACTACCCGTGGAACCTCACTGCCACCGCGGTTTTCCTCACGCTGGGCGCGGTGAGCGTGCTCTTCATCGCCCTGGGAACGACGTCGGAACTGTCCGCGGAACGTCGGGGCGTCGCGGTGGTCGCCGGAATGATCAGTCTCGTCGGGTACTTCGCGTACCTGGGCCAGCACGATCTCTTCGGAGCGGGCGGATCCCAGCGGATGGCCATCTACGGCATCCTCGCCGCGGTGATCGCTCTGGGCACCGCCGGGCTCCGGACCCGTCCCACCACGACGGCGGCATCGCCGGAACTGCTCGAGGAATCACGGTGAACATCACTAGGTCTCGTCGACTGCTGCGTCAGGGCGCCCTGCTGGCCTGCGTCATCGCCGTGTGCGGATGCACGGTTCCGACGTCGCTGAGCCGAGCCGAGCCGACCGGAGCGCGCATCCTCTTCGAAGACGAGTTCAACGGCCCGGCCGGGGCGCTGCCGTCGTCGCAGTGGCGGTACGAGACCGGCGGCGGCGGTTGGGGCAACAACGAACTGCAGATCTACACCGACAGCCCGGCCAATGTCAGCCTCGACGGAGCGGGCCATCTGGCGATCACCGCCCGCGGGGACGCCCAGGACGTGATCACCTCCGCGCGGATCACGACACAGGGGAGTATGGAGTTCACGTCGGGGCGTGCCGAAGCGCGGATCGCGCTGCCTGCGGGCACCGGCCTGCATCCGGCATTCTGGCTGCTGGGCAGCAACATCGATCAGGTCGGATGGCCGGCTGCCGGCGAGATCGACGTCATCGAGACGCTGAACTACGCCACCGAGTACCACACCGG from Mycobacterium sp. DL includes:
- a CDS encoding alpha/beta fold hydrolase; this translates as MPTTGSTDAPSTPQTASPAEQLGVAAGSSGTAVTGTAWPAAQLTDAHPAPQRRPQAGGLSIDIAAVMTSSAATGILGFVFWTVAARGYDTAEVGRASAIISSATLIAILANFSLGSLYERFLPLAGARTQRLVRTGTALVILAAILFGAVFALVGPRALFPHLVEAMLFPAFVAVLAIYTLQDQILIGLGRARTIAVKNISQSTAKLIAVAALIPVATGAAIVWSWVLPAAVITAIIAGFVIRRETSGRTGARTLPPQRELFQFFASSYAINAINVIVPLLVPLIVVARLGTEMNAYFSMCWLVVNTLGALIVATAAPFIATASTPGADVRSCTVRFVLLCGGASLAGCVTLVVAAPFILGILGPQYAENGTTLIRIMALVLPAVALTTIYTALARLQRRLRLAVTSQILLGFLVVGGVIVTIPHWGINAVGYTYLAAELLITLIVLVPTIVLLRKVAATPSGQTLDSPVVRAARPDLSRVDNIEHTSVSQRFDEICALKTAHVALRTDDAVVTYGALRQAAAGWTTALRDRDEPAAALALVGDLDPHTAAVILGSFAAGSPLVPLDPALPHDRMMHVFAALREQGYRLDTVVVGDASSSLAAELGEHHSVWPADRPLRTPTGSTVPTPLGVQSVTSIQFTSGSSGEPKAVLHTNGTWLSDWVLHRDRFGIVENSRVALCMPVSFAAGLNVLVGSLLSGAEIITIDPRNCTPDAAIRRLADADIVMCTPSFLQSLCEAAGARTLDRIQRIVTTGEPVYSNVFRSARTMAPNAVLTNWAGSSETLGIAHYDIWPTDEIPSGVIPAGIAAPHKRLAIDDQGRLTVTSPYLAAGYLKPQSATTAFIENPDGSRTFVTNDRARITDDGELVVLGRMDAAVKIRGYLVEPAEVEAALLDCPGIREALVVAGSAEAPVLTAYVAPAPGIRSPAVADVRAQLHTRLPAWMVPTHVVMLESLPRNERGKVDRGALPAPVRGPIDPPHAGLEAGVAAAWAQVLRLDAVGRNENFYALGGDSLNVQQMIRVIGDELGVQPAPSDLAGAPTVAQFAEIIAARRAGSSTAPTGRITPTTVLLRPPSQATRDTVFCFAGAGASALSFVPLADRLDPDTAVVAFQAQGLENRAFPDWTIGRAARRHLEDLLSLQPQGPYTLIGHSLGAFIAIDVANRLQALGHHVELVTMLDPFLPPRTVRAARRTLPGVASTLLEESPADPFVLWRHRLWLPLAGITDGTPQQKVEALREVGVRVGRLHRPQRYDGRTLLVLSSFNLDDERVWPQVLTGELTTQRVNCDHDSVVREPHVARIVDMITAARSQR
- a CDS encoding glycosyltransferase family 2 protein, yielding MVSAAGVPHSEHAGRPTVTVVLPTRNEARNLPYVAQRMPPVDEVIVIDGGSHDGTADVARRLWPNATVIEQTRNGKGNALACGFRAATGDIIVMIDGDGSTDPAEIPLFVDVLVGGADLAKGSRFSRGGGSDDITHFRRMGNKGLNWLVNRIFQTEFSDLCYGYNAFWRRNLSCLDLPEIDCAEPQWGDGFEIETVINVRAARSGWLIREVASFEGRRIYGRSNLNAVTDGMRVLRTISRERREHRALRAVAAAGWSP
- a CDS encoding glycosyltransferase family 2 protein, which codes for MTTHATALNEPVAAAVSVSVVICCYTAERRQGLDLAIEAVLDQLSPADEMIVVVDGNELLYRDLSSTCGHRVSLVQNEFARGLSGARNTGLRVASGDVVVFLDDDAVLRPAALDGVRTAFFDTAVTALGGAVHPAWHAGSEPGWFPPEFGWVVGCDYRGLPPNGSPIRNPIGAAMAVRRADLTDIGGFAEQLGRTGAVPTGCEETMMGIELTRRDAQARIIRHTDFAVSHSVPRDRMTLSYFIRRCYHEGRSKAMLTRLCGQRSSLHSERTYTTRTLPAGVWHARRKPARVLALGAGLLVTTTGYLVGLVQTAQQRGGA
- a CDS encoding glycoside hydrolase family 16 protein → MTRSRRLLRQGALLACVIAVCGCTVPTSLSRAEPTGARILFEDEFNGPAGALPSSQWRYETGGGGWGNNELQIYTDSPANVSLDGAGHLAITARGDAQDVITSARITTQGSMEFTSGRAEARIALPAGTGLHPAFWLLGSNIDQVGWPAAGEIDVIETLNYATEYHTGIHAPRQGSPRGQEVSTAGPAPSPLAGEFHTYWVERTPGRIVTGVDGLTLLTVTPADLAADSRWVFDAPFFLLLNLAVGGNWPGPPDASTPNPSTMLVDWVRVTAL